From one Novosphingobium sp. genomic stretch:
- the smc gene encoding chromosome segregation protein SMC, whose product MRISRLKLSGFKSFVEPAELRIEPGLTGVVGPNGCGKSNLLEAIRWVMGESSAKSMRGGGMEDVIFAGTASRPPRDFAEVVLGAQDAEGEPLEVVRRIERGAGSAYRLNGRDCRAKDVALVFADAATGAHSPALVSQGRIAAVIAAKPADRRAMLEEAAGIAGLHVRRRDAEQKLRATEANLMRLDDIMAGLDSQIVTLRRQARAAEKYRGLSEMIRTAEARVLFARWREAAEAAKAARAQASAAEEQVAKAQTLSAIAQNRQAAAVQSMAKVRDVLTDRRDDAHAQGNLLAQLTTKLEGVERQLKDLTRQHARLEEDQGEADRLTRDAAAAIEQLERDHDTARTALAQEEARRPALATALEQADRAAREAEVASAQATAKQAGIEAEWRVADAQVSAAASRLARAQGEIERSAATMRALEAAGDVEAELVAAQAANAAAAQDLAQARAALDETQSAKTSLQALRDAGAAAVASARADLAGIEREHGALLRDREARAKAAKGAAGQRLALDHLRAEPGYERALAAVLGRDARAPLGPAPAQAEGRFWTGAKAPAALPDALADHVPGAPPELAARLALVQVVETDDGRALPPGAWLVTRAGHLRRWDGFVARGEGAAEAARLEADNRFATLDAQLPPLRETLAQAEAAQTRAAADLAATSQAAVAAERAVTQASEAERQALRRVDRAESEKERLARRRAELASAAQDLEQQLEAARAEHQTALDTRAALPAPDAGRAELAEAQARHQAARVAHQNATAALSAQDQMLAVARERVIAQAADMASWQARAGDAARRLAEMGRRFAEIEEERAVVAAEPPALQARIAEAEAIRNRIAGELAQAESELAAAAAEAQSAEAAFAAAQNVLADAREARAGASARAENEEERRTETNRLSGERFQCPPPLLPERFAFDENDSVSAADEHAAMDRLSSERERIGPVNLVAAEELAIAETRASDSQRERAELTEAVARLRGSIGSLNREGRERLRAAFEAVDGHFRRLFTRLFQGGAAHLALVDSDDPLEAGLEIFAQPPGKRLQSLTLLSGGEQALTAVALIFALFLTNPSPICVLDEVDAPLDDANIERFCDLLEAMVGETDTRYLIVTHNAVTMSRMHRLFGVTMVEKGVSRLVSVDLEAAEALLAEAV is encoded by the coding sequence ATGCGTATCAGCCGGCTCAAACTGTCGGGCTTCAAAAGCTTCGTCGAGCCGGCTGAACTGCGTATCGAGCCGGGGCTGACCGGCGTTGTCGGCCCCAATGGCTGCGGCAAATCGAATTTGCTGGAGGCCATCCGCTGGGTGATGGGCGAAAGCAGCGCCAAATCGATGCGCGGCGGCGGCATGGAAGATGTGATCTTCGCGGGCACGGCCAGCCGCCCGCCGCGCGATTTCGCCGAAGTGGTGCTGGGCGCTCAGGATGCCGAGGGCGAGCCTCTGGAGGTCGTGCGCCGCATCGAGCGCGGCGCGGGCAGCGCCTATCGCCTGAACGGACGCGACTGCCGGGCCAAGGATGTGGCGCTGGTCTTTGCCGATGCCGCGACAGGCGCGCATTCGCCCGCTCTGGTCAGCCAGGGCCGCATCGCCGCCGTGATTGCCGCCAAGCCCGCCGACCGCCGCGCGATGCTGGAAGAAGCCGCAGGCATCGCCGGGCTTCACGTCCGCCGCCGCGACGCCGAGCAGAAACTGCGCGCGACCGAGGCCAATCTGATGCGCCTCGACGACATTATGGCCGGGCTGGACAGCCAGATCGTCACCCTGCGCCGTCAGGCCCGCGCCGCCGAGAAATATCGCGGCCTCTCCGAGATGATCCGCACCGCCGAGGCGCGCGTGCTCTTCGCCCGCTGGCGCGAGGCGGCAGAGGCCGCCAAGGCGGCGCGCGCTCAGGCCAGCGCCGCCGAGGAGCAGGTGGCCAAGGCGCAGACACTCTCCGCCATCGCCCAGAACCGTCAGGCCGCTGCCGTGCAGAGCATGGCGAAAGTCCGCGATGTGCTGACCGACCGGCGCGACGATGCCCATGCGCAAGGCAATCTTCTGGCGCAGTTGACGACGAAGCTGGAAGGCGTCGAGCGGCAGTTGAAAGACCTCACCCGCCAGCACGCAAGGCTGGAGGAAGATCAGGGCGAGGCCGACCGCCTGACCCGCGATGCCGCCGCCGCCATCGAGCAGCTGGAGCGCGACCACGACACCGCCCGCACCGCTCTGGCTCAGGAAGAGGCGCGCCGCCCCGCCCTCGCCACCGCGCTGGAACAGGCCGACCGCGCCGCGCGTGAGGCCGAGGTCGCCTCGGCGCAGGCCACCGCCAAGCAGGCGGGGATCGAGGCGGAATGGCGCGTGGCCGATGCGCAGGTCAGTGCCGCGGCCAGCCGGTTGGCGCGGGCTCAGGGTGAAATCGAGCGGTCGGCAGCAACCATGCGCGCGCTGGAAGCCGCAGGCGATGTGGAGGCGGAACTGGTTGCCGCTCAGGCCGCCAATGCCGCTGCCGCGCAGGATCTGGCGCAGGCGCGTGCCGCTTTGGACGAGACCCAGAGCGCCAAGACATCCCTGCAAGCTTTGCGCGATGCGGGCGCGGCAGCGGTGGCATCGGCCCGCGCCGATCTGGCAGGCATCGAACGCGAACACGGCGCCCTGCTGCGCGACCGCGAGGCGCGTGCCAAGGCCGCCAAGGGCGCGGCGGGGCAGCGACTCGCCCTCGACCATCTGCGCGCCGAGCCGGGCTATGAGCGCGCTCTGGCGGCCGTGCTGGGCCGCGATGCCCGCGCGCCGCTAGGGCCGGCGCCGGCTCAGGCCGAGGGCCGCTTCTGGACCGGCGCCAAGGCGCCAGCAGCTCTGCCCGATGCTCTGGCCGATCATGTGCCCGGCGCGCCGCCCGAATTGGCCGCCCGTCTGGCACTGGTGCAAGTGGTGGAGACCGACGATGGCCGCGCCCTGCCCCCCGGCGCATGGCTGGTGACCCGCGCCGGCCATCTGCGCCGCTGGGACGGTTTTGTCGCGCGCGGCGAAGGCGCGGCGGAAGCGGCGCGGCTGGAGGCGGACAACCGCTTTGCCACGCTGGATGCACAACTGCCGCCGCTGCGCGAGACCTTGGCTCAGGCCGAGGCGGCGCAAACCAGGGCGGCTGCCGATCTGGCCGCCACATCGCAGGCCGCCGTGGCTGCCGAGCGTGCCGTAACTCAGGCCTCCGAGGCCGAACGGCAAGCGCTGCGCCGCGTGGACCGCGCCGAGTCCGAGAAGGAACGCCTCGCCCGCCGCCGCGCCGAACTGGCCAGCGCCGCTCAGGATCTGGAGCAGCAGTTGGAGGCTGCGCGAGCCGAACATCAGACCGCTCTGGATACGCGCGCCGCTTTGCCCGCGCCCGATGCGGGCCGCGCCGAACTGGCCGAGGCTCAGGCCCGCCATCAGGCCGCGCGCGTCGCGCATCAGAACGCTACGGCGGCGCTCTCCGCGCAGGACCAGATGCTGGCCGTGGCGCGCGAACGCGTGATCGCCCAGGCCGCCGATATGGCCAGTTGGCAGGCGCGCGCGGGCGACGCCGCGAGGCGCCTCGCCGAAATGGGCCGCCGCTTTGCCGAGATCGAGGAAGAGCGCGCCGTGGTCGCCGCCGAGCCGCCTGCGCTGCAAGCCCGCATCGCCGAGGCCGAAGCGATCCGCAACCGCATCGCGGGCGAACTGGCGCAGGCCGAAAGCGAACTGGCCGCCGCCGCCGCCGAAGCCCAATCCGCCGAGGCCGCTTTCGCCGCAGCCCAGAACGTGCTCGCAGATGCCCGCGAGGCCCGCGCCGGCGCCTCCGCCCGCGCCGAGAATGAGGAAGAGCGCCGCACCGAAACCAACCGGCTTTCCGGTGAGCGGTTCCAGTGCCCGCCCCCGCTGCTGCCCGAGCGCTTCGCCTTCGACGAAAACGACAGCGTCTCGGCCGCTGACGAGCATGCCGCGATGGACCGCCTGTCCTCGGAGCGCGAGCGCATCGGGCCGGTCAATCTGGTGGCCGCCGAGGAGCTTGCCATCGCCGAAACCCGCGCCAGCGATTCGCAGCGCGAGCGGGCCGAACTCACCGAGGCCGTCGCCCGCCTTCGCGGCTCGATCGGAAGCCTGAACCGCGAGGGCCGCGAACGCCTGCGCGCCGCTTTCGAGGCCGTCGATGGGCATTTCCGCCGCCTGTTCACCCGCCTGTTTCAGGGCGGCGCGGCGCATCTGGCGCTGGTCGATTCGGATGATCCGCTGGAGGCCGGGCTGGAAATCTTCGCCCAGCCGCCGGGGAAGCGTTTGCAGTCGCTGACGCTGCTGTCGGGCGGCGAGCAGGCTTTGACCGCCGTGGCGTTGATCTTCGCGCTGTTTCTCACCAACCCCTCGCCGATCTGCGTGCTGGACGAGGTGGACGCACCGCTGGATGACGCGAACATCGAGCGGTTTTGCGATCTGCTGGAAGCCATGGTGGGGGAAACCGACACGCGCTACCTGATCGTCACCCACAACGCCGTTACCATGAGCCGGATGCATCGACTGTTCGGGGTGACGATGGTGGAAAAGGGCGTGTCGCGACTGGTCAGCGTGGATCTGGAGGCGGCTGAGGCCTTGTTGGCTGAGGCTGTTTAA
- a CDS encoding DUF721 domain-containing protein produces the protein MDEQQKTGRPAPKGKLPKAKAADSKANKAKEPKRFERARGGQARVISDLMPDVGRSAFRRFGFVQSSVVTRWPEIVGPARAKICAPESIRFAPGEKGDGILQLVVVPAHAPIVSMMLPEIVERVNRFFGYNAVERVKIRQGEVKPRPYAPDGASQPPVLRPIPVELGDSLRDIGDPELKAVLESLARSLAGRDEEGQ, from the coding sequence ATGGACGAACAGCAGAAAACGGGCCGCCCTGCCCCAAAGGGCAAGCTGCCCAAGGCCAAAGCTGCCGACAGCAAGGCAAACAAGGCAAAAGAGCCCAAACGCTTCGAACGCGCGCGCGGCGGGCAGGCGCGGGTCATCTCCGATCTGATGCCCGATGTGGGCCGCAGCGCCTTCCGCCGATTCGGCTTTGTGCAATCCAGCGTGGTCACCCGCTGGCCCGAAATCGTGGGCCCCGCGCGGGCGAAAATCTGCGCGCCCGAATCCATCCGCTTCGCGCCGGGCGAAAAGGGCGACGGCATCCTGCAACTGGTGGTGGTGCCCGCCCATGCCCCGATCGTCAGCATGATGCTGCCCGAGATCGTCGAGCGGGTGAACCGCTTCTTCGGCTATAACGCCGTGGAGCGCGTGAAGATCAGGCAGGGCGAGGTCAAACCGCGCCCCTATGCCCCCGATGGCGCCAGCCAGCCCCCCGTGCTGCGCCCCATTCCGGTCGAACTGGGCGACTCGCTGCGCGACATCGGCGACCCGGAGTTGAAGGCGGTTCTGGAATCGCTCGCGCGCAGCCTTGCAGGACGCGACGAGGAAGGCCAATAA
- a CDS encoding thioredoxin domain-containing protein has translation MAMLGAFTLSPAQSAPTKAPAHASAPKAATNASGHNFGNTMTVTPDGGHMLGDPKAPLHLVEYMSYTCPHCAHFEAEGVPTLRLTMVSSGKGTLEIRHFLRDPVDMAVALLTNCVPANKFFFLHDSFLSQQSKWLAPASSLSKEQQQRWFEGNVPTRMRAIANDLKLYDFVEARGLSRSDADRCLTNEAMAKRISAQTADAQAKGVNGTPGFAINGVLLAGTYDWATLRPQLEARM, from the coding sequence ATGGCCATGCTCGGCGCCTTCACCCTCAGCCCGGCGCAATCGGCGCCCACCAAGGCCCCTGCCCACGCCTCTGCGCCAAAGGCCGCGACCAATGCCTCGGGCCATAATTTCGGCAACACCATGACGGTCACGCCCGATGGCGGCCATATGCTGGGCGACCCCAAGGCTCCGCTGCACCTGGTGGAGTATATGAGCTACACCTGCCCGCATTGCGCCCATTTCGAGGCCGAGGGTGTGCCCACCTTGCGCCTGACGATGGTCTCGAGCGGCAAGGGAACGCTGGAAATCCGCCACTTCCTGCGCGATCCGGTCGATATGGCCGTGGCGCTGCTGACCAATTGCGTGCCCGCCAACAAGTTCTTTTTCCTGCATGATTCCTTCCTGTCGCAGCAGAGCAAATGGCTGGCCCCGGCCTCCAGCCTGTCGAAGGAACAGCAGCAGCGCTGGTTCGAGGGCAATGTCCCCACCCGCATGCGCGCCATCGCCAACGACCTGAAGCTCTATGATTTCGTCGAGGCGCGCGGCCTTTCGCGCAGCGATGCCGACCGCTGCCTCACCAATGAGGCGATGGCCAAGCGCATCTCGGCCCAGACCGCCGACGCCCAGGCCAAGGGCGTGAACGGTACGCCGGGCTTTGCCATCAACGGCGTGCTGCTGGCCGGCACCTATGACTGGGCCACGCTGCGCCCCCAGCTTGAAGCACGCATGTAA
- a CDS encoding thioredoxin domain-containing protein, producing MTTFSPRLRQRAFAAAAILPLALGLAACKKADNATSSTPTVAAPTTPPAGKQWSDVIVPTAEGGLVMGNPAAPVKLVEYGSLSCPHCAKLAQEGMEKIVNTYVKSGKVSYEFRSFAIHPQDVPLTVLVRCAPTEASFGLIEQLFMNYDAVEKRSEAGFPQAQASQNQPPAQRLITVSDALGYTEFFSARGLSVDQQHKCLADTAAAAKVAKEAENISNKGIESTPTVFVNGNKVGSSEWSDVDKALQAAGAV from the coding sequence ATGACCACCTTTTCGCCGCGCCTTCGCCAGCGCGCTTTTGCCGCCGCCGCCATCCTGCCTCTCGCGCTGGGCCTTGCGGCCTGCAAGAAGGCCGACAACGCCACCTCCAGCACGCCCACCGTGGCCGCGCCCACCACGCCGCCCGCCGGCAAGCAGTGGTCCGACGTGATCGTGCCGACGGCCGAGGGCGGTCTGGTGATGGGCAACCCCGCTGCTCCGGTGAAGCTGGTGGAATATGGCTCGCTGTCCTGCCCGCACTGCGCCAAGCTGGCTCAGGAAGGCATGGAGAAGATCGTCAACACCTATGTGAAGAGCGGCAAGGTTTCCTATGAATTCCGCAGCTTCGCCATCCACCCGCAGGATGTGCCGCTGACCGTGCTGGTGCGCTGCGCGCCCACCGAGGCCTCCTTCGGCCTGATCGAGCAGCTCTTCATGAACTACGATGCGGTGGAAAAGCGTTCGGAAGCCGGTTTCCCGCAGGCTCAGGCCTCGCAGAACCAGCCCCCCGCGCAGCGCCTGATCACCGTCTCCGACGCGCTGGGCTACACCGAGTTCTTCTCGGCGCGCGGCCTTTCGGTCGACCAGCAGCACAAGTGCCTGGCCGACACCGCCGCCGCCGCCAAGGTGGCCAAGGAAGCCGAGAACATCAGCAACAAGGGCATCGAATCCACCCCCACCGTTTTCGTCAACGGCAACAAGGTCGGCTCCAGCGAATGGAGCGATGTGGACAAGGCCCTGCAGGCCGCCGGCGCGGTCTGA
- the ubiA gene encoding 4-hydroxybenzoate octaprenyltransferase: MTQPIQPQTVPDSEHRGLMAILPPVARDYAALARLDRPIGWWLLFWPCAWGVLLGGGMPSLMTGRWGLLAWLLLGSVAMRGAGCVYNDIVDVDIDQQVARTRARPIASGRVSKKAAWIWLLALCLIGLIVLLQLHWQAQLVALGSLVLVAAYPFMKRITGWPQAWLGLVFTWGAPVGWVEVMGFERLDVLGLLYLGCWGWCVGYDTIYACQDREDDVLVGIGSSALSLGGRIREGVLGFYAVAFVSWGLAFWRLRPDALVLAALAPAAAHLLWQALSLNPEDGGGALARFRSNRFAGLLMALACWVVGNA; the protein is encoded by the coding sequence ATGACCCAGCCCATCCAGCCCCAAACCGTGCCCGACAGCGAACATCGCGGCCTGATGGCGATCCTGCCCCCGGTCGCGCGCGATTACGCGGCGCTGGCCCGGCTGGACCGCCCGATCGGCTGGTGGCTGCTGTTCTGGCCCTGCGCCTGGGGCGTGCTGCTGGGCGGGGGCATGCCCTCGCTGATGACCGGGCGCTGGGGCCTGCTGGCGTGGCTGCTGCTGGGATCGGTGGCGATGCGCGGCGCGGGCTGCGTCTACAACGATATCGTCGATGTCGACATCGACCAGCAGGTCGCCCGCACCCGCGCCCGCCCCATCGCCAGCGGCCGCGTGAGCAAAAAAGCCGCATGGATCTGGCTGCTGGCCCTGTGCCTGATCGGCCTGATCGTGCTGCTGCAACTTCACTGGCAGGCGCAGCTTGTGGCGCTGGGCTCGCTGGTGCTGGTCGCGGCCTATCCTTTTATGAAGCGCATCACTGGCTGGCCTCAGGCCTGGCTGGGGCTGGTCTTCACATGGGGAGCCCCTGTCGGCTGGGTGGAAGTGATGGGCTTCGAACGCCTCGACGTCCTCGGCCTGCTCTACCTCGGCTGCTGGGGCTGGTGCGTGGGTTACGACACGATCTACGCCTGTCAGGACCGCGAGGACGACGTACTGGTCGGCATCGGCTCCTCCGCCCTGTCGCTGGGCGGGCGTATTCGCGAGGGCGTGCTGGGGTTCTACGCCGTAGCGTTTGTCAGCTGGGGACTGGCCTTCTGGCGCTTGCGCCCGGATGCGCTGGTGTTGGCGGCGCTGGCCCCGGCGGCGGCGCATCTGCTGTGGCAGGCGCTGAGTTTGAACCCCGAGGATGGCGGCGGCGCCTTGGCTCGCTTCCGCTCGAACCGGTTTGCGGGGTTGTTGATGGCTTTGGCCTGTTGGGTGGTGGGGAATGCCTGA